The following coding sequences are from one Lolium rigidum isolate FL_2022 chromosome 6, APGP_CSIRO_Lrig_0.1, whole genome shotgun sequence window:
- the LOC124661530 gene encoding amino-acid permease BAT1 homolog yields the protein MAVSRSGEAGMAAGDTADADRARLHQLGYKQELKRGLSLMSNFAFSFSIISVMAGMTTTYNGGLRYGGPASMTLGWLVVAAFNGCVALSMAEICSAYPTSGGLYYWSAKLAGQKWAPLASWVTGWFNIVGQWATTTSTDFSLAQLVQVIVLLGTGGANGGGYMASKYVVLAIHGFFLILHGLINSLPIRWLSWFGKLGAFWNTAGAFTLVILIPTVAKERASTKFIFTHFNDDNGMGVHGKAYILALGLLTSQYSLLGYDTSAHMIEETKNADWSGPMGIITSVALSTTFGWIFLVSLTSIVTDIPYLLDPANDAGGYAVAQALYTAFDRRYGSGVGGLVCVGIVAVGIFFAGAMCIASNSRMGYAFSRDRAMPFSHVWQRVSKNEVPLNVVWLSAVVAFIMALTSLGSLVAFQAMVSISTLGQYIAYALPIFFRVTTARKSFVPGPFHLGRYGVFIGWAAVLWVAFLTVLFSLPVAYPVAQENLNYTPVAVGGVLLLSLAAWVINARFWFKGPITNVNL from the exons ATGGCCGTGTCACGCTCCGGCGAAGCGGGCATGGCCGCCGGCGACACCGCCGACGCGGACCGAGCCCGGCTGCACCAGCTCGGCTACAAGCAGGAGCTCAAGCGCGGCCTCTC CCTCATGTCCAACTTCGCCTTCTCCTTCTCCATCATCTCGGTGATGGCCGGCATGACGACGACGTACAACGGGGGGCTGCGCTACGGCGGGCCGGCGTCCATGACGCTGGGTTGGCTCGTGGTGGCCGCGTTTAACGGCTGCGTCGCGCTGTCCATGGCCGAGATCTGCTCTGCCTACCCGACCTCCGGCGGACTCTACTACTggagcgccaagctcgccggccagAAGTGGGCGCCTCTCGCCTCCTGGGTCACCGGCTG GTTCAATATCGTGGGGCAG TGGGCTACCACCACGAGCACGGACTTCTCTCTGGCGCAGCTCGTCCAGGTGATCGTCCTGCTCGGCACCGGTGGAGCCAACGGCGGCGGCTACATGGCCTCCAAGTACGTCGTCCTGGCAATCCACGGCTTCTTCCTCATCCTGCACGGCCTCATCAACAGCCTCCCCATCCGGTGGCTCTCCTGGTTCGGCAAACTCGGTGCTTTCTGGAACACAGCAG GTGCCTTTACATTGGTAATCTTGATCCCAACGGTGGCCAAGGAGAGGGCGAGCACCAAGTTCATCTTCACGCACTTCAATGATGACAATGGCATGGGTGTCCACGGCAAGGCTTACATCCTGGCCCTCGGGCTCCTCACCAGCCAGTACTCTCTTCTCGGCTACGATACGTCTGCGCACATG ATCGAAGAAACGAAGAATGCAGACTGGAGCGGGCCGATGGGGATCATCACATCGGTGGCTCTGTCGACCACGTTCGGGTGGATCTTCTTGGTGTCCCTGACATCGATCGTGACGGACATACCGTACTTGTTGGATCCGGCCAACGACGCCGGCGGCTACGCCGTTGCTCAGGCTCTGTATACCGCCTTCGACAGGAGGTACGGTAGCGGCGTGGGAGGGCTAGTCTGCGTTGGGATCGTCGCCGTCGGCATCTTCTTTGCCGGCGCCATGTGCATAGCCAGCAACTCAAG GATGGGGTACGCCTTCTCGAGGGACAGGGCGATGCCGTTCTCGCACGTGTGGCAGCGGGTGAGCAAGAACGAGGTGCCGCTCAACGTCGTCTGGCTCTCTGCAGTTGTGGCCTTCATAATGGCTCTCACG TCTCTAGGGAGTCTGGTGGCGTTCCAGGCAATGGTGTCGATCTCAACACTCGGGCAGTACATTGCCTACGCGCTGCCCATCTTCTTCCGGGTGACGACGGCCCGGAAATCGTTCGTCCCCGGACCATTTCACCTCGGGCGGTACGGGGTGTTCATCGGCTGGGCTGCCGTCCTCTGGGTGGCCTTCCTCACCGTGCTCTTCTCGTTGCCTGTGGCGTACCCGGTTGCCCAGGAAAACTTGAACTACACGCCGGTGGCGGTCGGCGGCGTGCTGCTGCTCAGCCTTGCCGCCTGGGTGATCAATGCACGGTTCTGGTTCAAAGGGCCCATCACCAATGTCAACTTGTAG
- the LOC124660401 gene encoding glucan endo-1,3-beta-glucosidase GIV-like isoform X2 — MSTMRGFAPVLSAVLLVGVLIASAPAGVQSIGVCYGIIGSNLPSPQDVVQLYRSLAISGMRVYTVEPPALDALRNAGIDLILGTTNDDVAHLAASASNAAFWVQTNVKPYYPDVKIKYIAVGNELTGGAAQSIPAAMRNLNDALGTVGLSAIKVSTAVKMDVIANSFPPSGAVFAQPYMTDVAQILATIGAPLLANVYPYFAYLGNPGNINLSYATFQPGAPPLTDSGNRLVYTNLFDAMVDAIYAALEKAGAPGVRVVVSESGWPSAGGVAATMENARAYNQGLVDHVAHGTPKKPVPIEAYLFAMFNENQKTGEETERNFGLFYPANKAPVYPINFAGSVAANRTHVRASRRH, encoded by the exons ATGTCGACCATGAgaggctttgctccggtgctttcAGCGGTGTTGCTTGTCGGAGTCCTGATCGCCTCCGCCCCTGCAG GCGTGCAGTCCATCGGCGTGTGCTATGGCATCATCGGCAGCAACCTCCCTTCGCCGCAGGACGTGGTGCAGCTCTACCGCTCCTTGGCGATCTCGGGCATGCGCGTCTACACCGTCGAGCCCCCCGCCCTGGACGCGCTCCGCAACGCCGGCATCGACCTCATCCTCGGCACCACCAACGACGACGTCGCCCACCTCGCCGCCAGCGCCTCCAACGCGGCCTTCTGGGTCCAAACCAACGTCAAGCCCTACTACCCTGACGTCAAAATCAAGTACATCGCCGTCGGCAACGAGCTCACGGGCGGGGCCGCGCAGAGCATCCCCGCCGCCATGCGGAACCTGAACGACGCCCTCGGCACCGTGGGTCTCAGCGCTATCAAGGTTTCCACGgcggtgaagatggacgtgatcgCCAACTCCTTCCCACCCTCCGGCGCCGTGTTCGCGCAGCCCTACATGACGGACGTGGCGCAGATCCTCGCAACCATCGGCGCGCCGCTGCTCGCCAACGTGTACCCCTACTTCGCCTACCTGGGAAACCCCGGCAACATCAACCTCAGCTACGCGACGTTCCAgcccggcgcgccgccgctgacGGATAGCGGGAACAGGCTCGTTTACACGAACCTCTTCGACGCCATGGTGGACGCCATCTACGCCGCGCTGGAAAAAGCCGGGGCGCCGGGGGTGAGGGTGGTGGTGTCAGAGAGTGGGTGGCCGTCGGCAGGAGGGGTGGCGGCGACGATGGAGAACGCAAGGGCGTACAACCAGGGACTGGTCGACCATGTAGCGCACGGGACGCCGAAGAAGCCTGTCCCAATCGAGGCGTATCTGTTCGCCATGTTCAACGAGAACCAGAAGACCGGGGAAGAGACGGAGAGGAACTTTGGGCTCTTCTACCCTGCCAACAAAGCGCCCGTGTACCCCATTAATTTCGCTGGTTCAGTGGCAGCGAACCGCACCCACGTGCGTGCCTCTCGTAGGCATTAG
- the LOC124660401 gene encoding uncharacterized protein LOC124660401 isoform X1, with protein sequence MSSMRGFASELAAALLVGVLVACVPSGVNSAVVGVCYGTKGSNLPPPQDVVKLYRFNTIYRMRVYSVEPAILDALRNTQVEVMVGTTNDDVAFLARSASNAASWVQTNVKPYYPDVRIMYIVVGNELTGGAAQSIVSAMRNLNNALGSAGLGGIKVSTAVGMDVITNSFPPSSAVFAQSYMTEVARFLASINAPLLANVQPYFAYQGNPGSISLSYALFRPGAPPVTDSGNGLVYTNLFDAMVDAMYAALEKAGAPDVSVVVSESGWPSAGGLGATVENARAYNQGLIDHVAYGKGTFEKPGPFGTPKKPGPMEVYIFSIFSENQKPGDETQRNFGLFYPTNKVPVYGINFAGTLPRVQSIGVCYGIIGSNLPSPQDVVQLYRSLAISGMRVYTVEPPALDALRNAGIDLILGTTNDDVAHLAASASNAAFWVQTNVKPYYPDVKIKYIAVGNELTGGAAQSIPAAMRNLNDALGTVGLSAIKVSTAVKMDVIANSFPPSGAVFAQPYMTDVAQILATIGAPLLANVYPYFAYLGNPGNINLSYATFQPGAPPLTDSGNRLVYTNLFDAMVDAIYAALEKAGAPGVRVVVSESGWPSAGGVAATMENARAYNQGLVDHVAHGTPKKPVPIEAYLFAMFNENQKTGEETERNFGLFYPANKAPVYPINFAGSVAANRTHVRASRRH encoded by the exons ATGTCGAGCATGAGAGGCTTTGCTTCGGAGCTTGCAGCGGCGTTGCTCGTCGGAGTCTTGGTCGCCTGCGTCCCTTCAG GCGTGAATTCCGCCGTTGTCGGCGTGTGCTACGGCACCAAGGGCAGCAACCTCCCTCCGCCGCAAGACGTGGTGAAGCTCTACCGCTTCAACACCATCTACCGCATGCGCGTATACTCCGTCGAGCCTGCCATCCTCGACGCGCTCCGCAACACCCAAGTCGAGGTCATGGTCGGCACCACCAACGACGACGTCGCGTTCCTCGCCCGCAGCGCCTCCAACGCTGCCTCCTGGGTGCAGACCAACGTGAAGCCCTACTACCCTGACGTTAGGATCATGTACATCGTCGTCGGGAACGAGCTCACGGGCGGCGCCGCCCAAAGCATCGTCTCCGCCATGCGCAACCTTAACAACGCCCTTGGCTCCGCCGGTTTGGGCGGCATCAAGGTGtccacggcggtggggatggacgTTATCACCAACTCCTTCCCGCCGTCCAGCGCCGTGTTCGCGCAATCCTACATGACGGAAGTGGCGAGGTTCCTGGCAAGCATCAACGCGCCGCTGCTCGCCAACGTGCAACCCTACTTCGCGTACCAGGGAAACCCAGGCAGCATCAGCCTCAGCTACGCCCTGTTCCGGCCCGGCGCGCCGCCGGTGACGGACAGCGGGAATGGGCTGGTGTACACCAACCTGTTCGATGCCATGGTGGACGCCATGTATGCCGCGCTGGAGAAGGCCGGGGCGCCGGACGTGTCGGTGGTGGTGTCTGAGAgcgggtggccgtcggcgggAGGGTTGGGAGCGACAGTGGAGAACGCGAGGGCCTACAACCAGGGGCTGATCGACCATGTGGCCTACGGTAAGGGCACGTTTGAGAAGCCTGGGCCTTTTGGTACCCCAAAGAAGCCTGGGCCGATGGaggtgtacatcttctccattttCAGTGAGAACCAGAAGCCCGGGGACGAGACACAGAGGAACTTTGGGCTCTTCTACCCTACCAACAAAGTGCCCGTGTATGGCATTAATTTTGCAGGAACACTGCCAC GCGTGCAGTCCATCGGCGTGTGCTATGGCATCATCGGCAGCAACCTCCCTTCGCCGCAGGACGTGGTGCAGCTCTACCGCTCCTTGGCGATCTCGGGCATGCGCGTCTACACCGTCGAGCCCCCCGCCCTGGACGCGCTCCGCAACGCCGGCATCGACCTCATCCTCGGCACCACCAACGACGACGTCGCCCACCTCGCCGCCAGCGCCTCCAACGCGGCCTTCTGGGTCCAAACCAACGTCAAGCCCTACTACCCTGACGTCAAAATCAAGTACATCGCCGTCGGCAACGAGCTCACGGGCGGGGCCGCGCAGAGCATCCCCGCCGCCATGCGGAACCTGAACGACGCCCTCGGCACCGTGGGTCTCAGCGCTATCAAGGTTTCCACGgcggtgaagatggacgtgatcgCCAACTCCTTCCCACCCTCCGGCGCCGTGTTCGCGCAGCCCTACATGACGGACGTGGCGCAGATCCTCGCAACCATCGGCGCGCCGCTGCTCGCCAACGTGTACCCCTACTTCGCCTACCTGGGAAACCCCGGCAACATCAACCTCAGCTACGCGACGTTCCAgcccggcgcgccgccgctgacGGATAGCGGGAACAGGCTCGTTTACACGAACCTCTTCGACGCCATGGTGGACGCCATCTACGCCGCGCTGGAAAAAGCCGGGGCGCCGGGGGTGAGGGTGGTGGTGTCAGAGAGTGGGTGGCCGTCGGCAGGAGGGGTGGCGGCGACGATGGAGAACGCAAGGGCGTACAACCAGGGACTGGTCGACCATGTAGCGCACGGGACGCCGAAGAAGCCTGTCCCAATCGAGGCGTATCTGTTCGCCATGTTCAACGAGAACCAGAAGACCGGGGAAGAGACGGAGAGGAACTTTGGGCTCTTCTACCCTGCCAACAAAGCGCCCGTGTACCCCATTAATTTCGCTGGTTCAGTGGCAGCGAACCGCACCCACGTGCGTGCCTCTCGTAGGCATTAG
- the LOC124662356 gene encoding glucan endo-1,3-beta-glucosidase GIV-like — MSSMRGFTPVLKASLLVGVLVACVVPACTWSTAVVGVCYGIMGNNLPPPRDVVPLYRTYNIYRMRVYSVEHATLDALRNTQVEVTLGTTADEVAFLAASSSNAASWVQTNVKPYYPEVRIRYIVVGNELTGGAAQNIVPAMRNLINTLGPAGIAIRVSTAVGMDVIANSFPPSSAVFAQPHMAEVARFLESTNAPLLINVQPYFAYQGNPDKINLSYALFRPGAPPVKDSGNGLVYTNLFDAMVDAMYAALEKAGAPEAWVVVSESGWPSAGGVGATVENARAYNQGLIDHVAYGKGTFEKPGPFGTPKKSWATGVPLEVYVSSIFNENQKHGEETQRNFGLFHPTTNKLPVYPINFAGTLPHI; from the exons ATGTCGAGCATGCGAGGCTTTACTCCGGTGCTTAAAGCGTCGTTGCTCGTCGGCGTCCTTGTCGCCTGCGTCGTCCCTGCATGTACGT GGTCCACCGCCGTGGTGGGCGTGTGCTACGGCATCATGGGCAACAACCTCCCTCCTCCGCGCGACGTGGTGCCGCTCTACCGCACCTACAACATCTACCGCATGCGTGTCTACTCCGTGGAGCACGCCACCCTCGACGCCCTCCGCAACACCCAGGTCGAGGTCACGCTCGGCACCACCGCcgacgaggtcgccttcctcgcCGCCAGCTCCTCCAACGCCGCCTCCTGGGTCCAGACCAACGTGAAGCCGTACTACCCCGAGGTCAGAATCAGGTACATCGTCGTCGGAAACGAGCTCACGGGCGGCGCCGCGCAGAACATCGTTCCCGCCATGCGCAACCTCATCAACACCCTTGGCCCTGCGGGCATTGCCATCAGGGTGTCCACGGCCGTGGGGATGGACGTGATCGCCAACTCCTTCCCGCCGTCGAGCGCCGTGTTCGCGCAGCCCCACATGGCGGAAGTGGCGCGGTTCCTGGAGAGCACCAACGCGCCGCTGCTCATCAACGTGCAGCCCTACTTCGCGTACCAGGGGAACCCTGACAAAATCAACCTCAGTTACGCCCTGTTCCGGCCCGGCGCGCCGCCGGTGAAGGACAGCGGGAATGGGCTAGTGTACACCAACCTGTTCGATGCCATGGTGGACGCCATGTATGCCGCGCTGGAGAAGGCCGGGGCGCCGGAGGCGTGGGTGGTGGTGTCTGAGAgcgggtggccgtcggcgggAGGGGTGGGAGCCACAGTGGAGAACGCGAGGGCCTACAACCAGGGGCTTATCGACCATGTGGCCTACGGTAAGGGTACGTTCGAGAAGCCTGGGCCTTTCGGTACTCCGAAGAAGTCTTGGGCGACGGGGGTGCCGCTGGAGGTGTATGTCTCCTCCATCTTCAACGAGAACCAGAAGCATGGAGAAGAGACGCAGAGGAACTTTGGGCTCTTCCACCCTACTACCAACAAATTGCCGGTGTACCCCATCAATTTTGCAGGAACACTGCCACATATATAA